The DNA segment TGGTTCAGCCGCGTTCCATCCAGTGCTGGCGCACCCACTGCAGCTTGGCGTGGTGCAGCTGCAGGCGGTGCTGCTGGCGCTGCAGCAGGCTGGAGGGCTCCGGCGACAGCGCCACCGTGGCCAGCAAGACGGGGTACAGGGCCAGCATCTGCTGTTCGCGTTCGGCACACAGCTGCAGCACGCGCTCGGTGTTCACCTCCTGCACCCAGGAGCGCAGCCAGGTTCCGCCGTAATGCAGGCTGGTGCCGATGCGCAGCAAGGGATCGGCCCAATCCCGGACGCTGCGTGCAGCGGGCGCCAGTTCGCCGGAAAACTCCTGCAGCATGGCCAGATGGCGGTCCACGACCTGGCGCACAAACGCGGTCGGCGGAGGGTCGGCTCTGCCCAGCAGCAAGGTCAGATCATGGGCGGTATGCAGCTGCAGGCGGTAGAGGGGGCGCAGCAATGCGCCGTCCTGGCGGTCGTTGGCCCGCACAGCCATGTTGCGTCCCTGGCGCTGGCGGGCACGCAGCCAGGCCCCGTACACCGCATCGCGCACCTGCACCCACTCCAGCAGGCTGCTGGTGTCGTGCGCTTCCCAACGGCGTTCCAGCTCCTGTTCGATCTGGGTGAATTCGGAGGCCTTGAAATCGAAGGCGGCCTGCCAGCCCATGGCGTAGGCCGGGCGGTACTGGTCGTAGCCGCGGCCCGTCACGTAATACGGCGCATGGATGTAGGTGTCGTGCCAGAAGGCATCTTCCTGCACGGCGGCCGCACCGTCGCGCAGCGGGTGGTAGCGCCCATTGGCAGCCGGTTGCTCCACATGGCCTCCCAGCAGTCGGTGGCCGTCAGGCGCCACGATTCCTGAGCGAAAGCTCTGCGGTGCGCGTGCACCCAGGCTGTCCGGCTGGAATTTGTGCGCTAAAGGAAGGGCTTTGCCCATGGGGAAATGACTCCGAAACCAAATAAGTGCCGATGGAGTCGATATTGTCAAAAACTGTCCCTCTCCCCGGGGTCAGTCTGCGCTCGCAACCCTTGTAGGACAGTGTTGCGCTGCACGCACAGGGCGGGCCCCAAGGAGCAGCCAGCGCAGGCCGGCCGTCCGTGGGTGTGGCCCGTGGCGCTTATTCGCCGGCGTCTTCCAGACCCAGTTCCTGGATCTTGCGGGTGATGGTGTTGCGGCCGATACCCAGGCGCTGTGCAGCCTCCATGCGGCGGCCGTGGGTCACGCCCAGGGCCGCGCGGATCAGGCGCGACTCGAAGCGGCGGCTGAGAGCATCCCAGACCTCGGTATGACCGGCCGCCAGCAGGCGCGTGGCTTCGGCCGACAGGCCGTCGTCCCACAGGGCCGCCACAGCCGCCTCCACCGTACCGGCGCCGGCAGCTTGCGATGCGGGCAGGAAGGACTCCACACCGCGTGCCGCAGGCAGCTCCGGCGTGCAATCCCCCGCAGCGCTGGCCGCGGGCACCGGACGGTGTTCGGCCACCACGGCCTCGACCGCTGGCGCGCTGGCCGGGGTGTGCAGCACTTCCGGCGGCAGGTCCTGTACGGAGATCACCTGGGCCGGGGCCATCACCGTCAACCAGTGGCAGATGTTTTCCAGCTGGCGCACATTGCCGGGGAAGCTGAACTGCGTCAGCCGCTGCAGCGCCTCCGGTGCAATGCGCTTGGGCTCCACGCCCAGCTGCTTGGCGCTTTTCTGCAGGAAGTGGCGTGCCAGCATGGGCACGTCTTCGCCGCGTTCGCGCAGCGACGGCAGGCGCAACCGGATCACGTTCAGGCGGTGGAACAAGTCTTCGCGGAACACTCCGTCCTTGACGCGCAGCTCCAGATCCTGGTGGGTGGCGGCGATCACGCGCACGCTGGTCTTGACGGCCGAGTGGCCGCCCACGCGGTAGAAATGCCCGTCCGACAGCACGCGCAGCAAGCGGGTCTGCAGCTCGAACGGCATGTCGCCGATTTCGTCCAGGAACAGCGTGCCGCCTTCGGCCTGCTCGAAGCGGCCGCGGCGCTGGGTCTGCGCGCCGGTGAAGGCGCCGCGCTCATGGCCGAACAGCTCGGATTCCAGCAGGTCCTTGGGGATGGCGGCGGTGTTGATGGCCACGAACGGTCCATTGGCCACGGGCGAATGCTTGTGCAGCGCGCGGGCCACCAGTTCCTTGCCGGAGCCAGATTCGCCGGTGATCAGCACCGTCACCAGGCTTTGGCTCAGGCGGCCGATGGCGCGGAACACGTCCTGCATGGCCGGAGCCTGGCCCAGCATTTCGGGCATGGCGGACTGGCGCTCTTCGGCCACCTGTTCGCGGCTGCTTTCCTCGACCGCACGGCGGATCAGGGCCACGGCCTTGGGCAGGTCGAACGGCTTGGGCAGGTATTCGAAGGCGCCGCTCTGGAAGGCGGAGACGGCGCTGTCCAGGTCGGAGTACGCCGTCATGATGATGACGGGCAGCTCCGGGTCTTTCTCGCGCACCTGCTCCAGCAGCTGCAGGCCGCTGCCACCAGGCATGCGGATGTCGCTGACCAGCACCTGCGGGCCCTGGCGTGCCGGGTCCCCGGCGGGCAAGGCGCTCAGCGCCTCCAGCACTTCACGCGGATTGGTGAAGCTGCGCGTGGCCAGGTTTTCACGGGCCAATGCCTTTTCCAGGACGAAGCGGATCGAGGGGTCGTCATCTACTATCCAGATCGGCTTCATGTTCGCGTAACCCTTTTCTTTCTATGTGAAACACCAGACCTCAAGGCAGAGGAATCAGGATACGGAAATCGGTGCGCCCCGGGCTGCTTTCGCATTCGATCAGCCCCTGGTGGCGTTGCACAAAGGTCTGCGCCAGCGGCAGTCCCAATCCGGATCCCCCATCCCGGCCTGTCACCAGCGGATAGAAAATCCGCTCCTTGATGTGCTCAGGCACGCCTGGTCCGTTGTCTATCACATGCAATTCCAATGCCAGCTTGTGGCGCTGGCGGCCCATCGTGACCTGGCGAGCCACGCGGGTGCGCAAGGTGATCTCGGCATCGCCCACGGCAATCCGGTCGGCCAGCACCTGGGCCGCGTTCTGCACGATGTTCAGCACCGCCTGGATCAGCTGGGCACGGTCGCCTCGGAACTCCGGGATGGAAATATCGTAGTCGCGCCGCACGGTCAGCCCCAGAGGGTGTTCCACCAGCACCAGCGAGCGCACGCGTTCGCAGACTTCGTGGATGTTGACGTCGCCCACCTGGTGGGGGTGGCGGTGCGGGGCCAGCAGACGGTCCACCAGGCTTTGCAGGCGGTCCGCCTCGTGGATGATGACCTGGGTGTATTCCTTGAGCTCGCGGCTGTCGAGGTCCATCTCCAGCAACTGGGCCGCGCCACGGATGCCGCCCAGCGGGTTCTTGATTTCATGCGCCAGGTTGCGCACCAGCTCCTTGTTGGCGGCCGCCTGTTCGACCAGCCGTTCCTCGCGGTCCTGGCGCACCTGCTGGTCCAGCACCCACAGCTCCACCAGTACCTCGCCGCGCTCTTCCAGCGGCGCGATGGTGGCGTGCACCATCAGCGGCTCCTGCACCGGCGGAACCAGCGTGGTGTCAAAGCGCATGGCGGCGTAGTCCAGCCCCTTGCCACCCGCCAGGGCGTTGTCGAGCAGCGCAGGCTGGGCAATGAAGGTGGAGAAGCGGCTGCCGTCGAGCATGCGGCGCGACATGCCCAGGGTGTTTTCCAGCGCCGCGTTCGCAAAGATCACCTCGCCATGGCGGTTGAGCACCACGGTCAGTGTGGACAACAGGTCCAGCACGGCAAAGCGCTGGGCGGTCAGATGCGTATCGGTCATGCAAATACCAAGCAAGCTCAGTGCCTGGCCGGGGTGCGTTCAGGTAAAAACAAGAGCAGGCGATGCGCGCTGCAGAGGCCCTGCATCCCATTATGGGCATGAATCACGGCCGATGGGCCGGTGGCCCGCTTCGCCGGGGATGGACGCCGACACAGGCGACGGCCTGACAGGCCCAGCGGAGGTAACGGGGATGCAACCCGGCAGCACGCCACTGCCCTCTCCCCCCTCCCGGCAAGAAGCCCCCCAACCGATCGGGATGCAGACAAAAAAGGCGGCCCGGAGGCCGCCTTTTTTAGAGTGCCTGGAGGGCCCGTGCCGCGAGCGGCAGGCCCCCACAGGGCTTACAGGGAGTAGTACATGTCGTATTCGACAGGGTGCACGGCCTGACGGAAGCGGGTCACTTCGCCCATCTTCAGCTCGATGTAGGCGTCGATCATGCTGTCGGAGAACACACCACCCTTGGTCAGGAAGGCGCGGTCGGCGTCCAGGGCTTCCAGAGCCTGGTCCAGGCTGTGGCAGACGGTGGGCACCAGCTTGTCTTCTTCCGGAGGCAGGTGGTACAGATCCTTGGTGGCGGCTTCGCCGGGGTGGATCTTGTTTTCCACGCCGTCCAGACCGGCCATCAGCAGCGCTGCGAAGCCCTGGTAGGGGTTCATCAGTGGATCGGGGAAGCGGGCTTCCACGCGGCGGCCCTTGGGGTTGCTCACGTAAGGAATACGGATGGAAGCGGAACGGTTCTTGGCCGAGTAAGCCAGCTTCACAGGCGCTTCAAAGCCGGGCACCAGACGCTTGTACGAGTTCGTACCGGGGTTGGTGATGGCGTTCAGGGCACGGGCGTGCTTGATGATGCCGCCGATGTAGTACAGGGCGAAGTCGGACAGACCGGCATAGCCGTCACCGGCGAACAGGTTCTTGCCGTCCTTCCACACGGACTGGTGCACGTGCATGCCGGAGCCGTTGTCGCCAGCGTAGGGCTTGGGCATGAAGGTCGCGGTCTTGCCGTAGGTGTTGGCCACGTTCCAGATCACGTACTTCTGCAGCTGGGTCCAGTCAGCGCGTTCCACCAGAGTGGAGAAGCGGGTACCCAGTTCGTTCTGGCCAGCGCCCGCCACTTCGTGGTGGAACACTTCGACCGGAATGCCCAGGGATTCCAGGATCAGGGACATTTCGGCGCGCATGTCTTGCGTGCTGTCGACGGGAGGCACGGGGAAGTAGCCGCCCTTGACGCGGGGACGGTGACCACGGTTGCCGGTTTCGAACTTGGCGCCGCTGTTCCAGGGGGCTTCGTATTCTTCGATTTCGAAGAAGGGGTTGTGGGGTTCGGTACCCCAACGCACGCCGTCGAAGATGAAGAATTCGGGTTCGGGACCGAAGTAGGCGGTGTCGCCCAGACCGGAAGCCTTCAGGTAGGCTTCAGCGCGCTTGGCCACGGAGCGGGGATCGCGGTCGTAGGCCTTGCCGTCACCGGGTTCGATCACGTCACACTGCAGGATCAGCGTGGTTTCTTCAAAGAAAGGATCGATGTTGGCGGTGCTGGGATCGGGCATCAGCAGCATGTCCGAGGCTTCGATACCCTTCCAGCCGGCGACCGACGAACCGTCGAAAGCGTGGCCCGACGTGAACTTGTCTTCGTCAAAGTGCGACAGGGGCACGGTCACGTGCTGTTCCTTACCGCGGGTATCGGTGAAGCGCAGATCGACGAACTTGACGTCGTTCTCCTTCACAATGCTCATCACGTCTGCAACGGTCTTAGCCATCAGGTATCTCCTGGAAAAGCGCTTGAAAAAAGTACGGGGGATGCAAAGCAGAATGCGTGCCAGGGCCGCAGTTGGACTGCCTTCCCTGGGTGCAGTGGCGCCGCGCACCGAAAACCACTGCCATGCACCCCTCGATAATCACCGAGTTGGTGCAAAAAAGCAGAGTACGCCTGTCGAACTTCTGATTGCACTGTTTTGGTGCATTTAAGCACCTAAATAGTGCCGCCGTTCAACCACATGCTCCGCATCGCAGGCCGTCAGTGTAGCCGCGCCCAGGGCTGTAGCGAAGGCTTGCACCGGTTTCGCACGCCATTGCGCCGCCATCCTGGTGCGCTGCCGCCAAGCCTGGCTCAGGGCACGCGCACCGCGTCCGGTGCCGCCCCCTGGGTGACGGCCTCGCGCCGCAGCTGTTCCAGTGCCGCCAGGCAGAAATGGGCAAACCACAGCGACGACAGCGCGAACACCAGTGCGTAGATCCAGATGGCCAGCGGCACCAGCAGCCAGAACAGCGCCACGAACACCACGCCCGAGGCCCAGACCACGCTGGGCGCAGCCCCCATCACCCCACAGACCACGCCCATGCCCAGCAGCGGCATGCGAAAGCGTGTGAGCACCGCCTGGCGCTCGGCCTGGCTGGCGTGTTCGGCCAGGGCATCGAAGGCCATCACGCGGTAGGTGAGCCAGCCCCACACCAGCGGCGGCACCACCAGCACCAGCGGCGGAATGAACCACAGCGGGATGGACAGCACCAGCACCACCAGGGCAATCAGCGTGGAGCCCAGGGCCCAGGCCAGCGCCTGCCACCAGTGACCGCCCTGCTTGCGCTCCAGCAAGGGAAAGCGCCGCTCGGCCACCCATTCCACCAGCTTGGGCGTCATGAACAGGGACACCAGCATCAGCACCAACACCACCAGCAGCCCCGTGGCCGCCAGCACCAGCAGCACGGAACCCAGCACCTCGACACCCCAGCTCAGGCCGCGCTCCTGCATCCAGTGCCACACCGCGCCCAGCCAGCCCACGCCTTCCAGCGTCTGCACCGTCCAGTGCAGCGCCGGCTGCCAGAACAGCCAGGACAGCAGCGCGGCCAGCAGCGCCATCAACAGCAGCGGGAACAGCGACCAGGCAATCACCTTGCGGTGCAGGCAATTGCCCAGCGCGCGGACAAAGGAGGCTATCAGCAGGTTCATGCCCCGCAGCATAGCGGTCTGTGCGCACAATGCCATAGGACAGCGGCCACTTTGCCGCGGTGCATGCCGGGGCACCCTGCCCCCTGCCCGCTCAGGCGCGGTTCACCAGCCGCAGCAGGCCCTTCCACTGCTGGGACCAGAAGCCCTGGCCATAATCGCGCAGTTGGCCCTGGGCATTGGGCTGCACCTGGTCGCGCACGCCGGTGGGGTCCCAGCGCAGCTCGAAGTTGGCCGTGCCCCACAGCATGTCCCACCAGGGCAGCAGCACGCCAAAGTTGTTGCCATGGGCCTTCTGGTTGCGCACCGGGGCCCGCATTTCATGGCCGATGCCGATGGTGTGGTGGCGGCGGTGAAAACGCGGGCTGACCCAGAGGCGCTCGCCCACCGTGCCGAACCAGACGCGCAGATTGGCGTGCTGGAAGCTTTCGCTCAGCTGCGTCAGCGCCACCAGCAGCACGAACTGCGCCGGCTGCACCCCGATCAGCTGGGCCACCACCACGATGATGCTGTCGCGCACCACATCGTCCAGCAGGTGGTTGCGGTTGTCGCTCCACATGGTCATCTGCCGCTGCGAATGGTGCAGCGCATGCAGCTTCCACCACCAGCCCCAGCTGTGCTGGCCGCGGTGGATCCAGTAGTCCAGCAGGTCGAACACCAGCAGGTAGAGGATGAAGCTGATCCAGGCCTTGTCCGTCACGCCCGGCCACAGGCCTTCCAGCTGGAAGGTGGGCAGGCCCCAGACATGCAGCTGGCCGAACAGGTCGTTCCACAGCGGCTCGGTGGAAAAGAACAACGCCACCCGGAACAGGCCCAGCCGGTGCACCAGGGTGTAGAGCATGTCCACGCGGATGGCACGGCGGTCGGTCACCGCCTCCACCGGACGCCAGCGCTGCAGCGGGGCAATCACCAGCACCAGCACCAGCAGTTGCAGCAGTCCCACCAGCAGCCAGCCCGTGGCCTCAAAGGCGTCTTCCATCAGGCTGGCCATGCCGGCGTAATACAGCACCGGCTGGACCACGCCTTCGTACAGGCCTTGCTGGGCCTGGCCAAACCATTGGGACAATGTCTCCCACACCATGTTCTTCCCTCATTGCGGCGGATCCTGCTGTCCGCACTGTAGTCCTACGGCTGGCGCGCAGTCGCCGCCGCAGCGGTGTGACCCTGCACCCAGGCACGGTAGTCGGGGTGCTGGTCCAGCGTGCGAAAGCAAAAGCCCTTGGCCTGCAGGCCGGTGATCAGCGGCTCCAGCACCGCCGGCGCCCAGGGATCCTTGCGTGACCAGATGCCCAGGTGGGCCAGCAGCACATCGCCCGGGCGGATGCGCGCCAGCGCCTGCTGCAGCAAGGCGGCGTTGCTGAACTTCTCGCTGGACAGCTCGTCCCCCAGAAAACCGGCCGGCGACCAGCCCACGTGCTTGAAGCCGCAGGCCTCGGCCGCCTGCAGCAGCTGGGGCGAGGTCTTGCCACCGGGCGCACGCCATAGCGGCAGTGGTGCCTGGCCGGTGGTCTGGCGCAGCCATTCGCTGGACTTGCGGATCTCGGCGCAGTACTGCGCGGCGCTGAGCGTGACGGTCTGGTCCTTGTGCGCGCCCTGCGAAGGCCGCACACGGAAGGAGCGGTCCGCCGCCGCGCCCAGGTCGCCACGCCAGTAGGTGTGGTCCCAGGTGTGGCTGGCAAAGCGGTGCCCTTCCTGGGCGCGCGCCTTCCACCACGGCGCCCAATGCGTGCCCAGACTGCCGTCGCCCTGCTGCGTGGTCTCGTTGGCGGCAAAAAAGGTGACGCGAACCTGGTGGCGGCGCAGCACATCGGCCACCAGATCGGCCACGCCCATGTGGCCGGTGTCGAAGGTCAGATAGACCGGTTTGTCACAGTCTTGCGGGGCGGGTGTGCTGCTGCCACTGGCGTGGACAGGCAGACACAACGCAACCAACACCCCGGCGGCCATGCGTGTGGCAGGCAGATAGGCGGCCATGCACCCTCCTCGCGGTCTGGCAGTGTTCAGCGCGGCGAGTGGGCCAGGGTCCACACGCCGTGGGGCGACTTGCCCACATTGACCTGGCGGATCACCTTCTTCTCCACCATGTCGATCACGCTGAGCTTGCGCGCCCAGCGGGAGGACAGGTAGATGTAGCGCAGATCGGTCGTCACGTCCATGCAGTCCGGACCGCCCGGTGCGGGGTAGTTGTCCACCACGGTGTGGGTGGTCATGTCGATCTTGCTGATGGTGTTGGCCACGCGGTTGCTCACCAGCAGGTGGCGGCCGTCGCCCAGCGCACGGAAGGCGTGTGCGCCCTTGGCCGTGGGGATTTGCCCCACGCGCTTGGCCGGCGTGGCCGTGGCGGCGGGGTTGATGCTGAACACCTCCACGCCGTCACTGCCGGTCAGGCCGATGAAGATGAACTTGCCGTCCGGGCTGCCGTACAGGTCGGCCGGCATGGAGCCCGTGGGCACGCGCCACAGCAGCTTCTGCGTGTGCAGGTCGATGGCAACCAGCTCGTCGCTGTCCTGCATGGTGGAGTAGATCGTGGTGCTCTTGGCGTCGATCCACAGGTGGCTGGGCGTCTTGCCCGTGGGAATGCGCTGCACCAGCTGCGGGTTGCTGCCGTCCCAGCGGTAGATGTCCACGTGGTTCAGGCGGTTGGCAGCGGTGATGAACCACTTCATGTCCGGCGAGAAGCGCAGGTGGTAGGGGTCGACGATGTCGCGCACCGTGCGCTGGATGACGGCCGTGCGCGGGTCCACAAAGGTCAGCGTGTCGCCCGTGGCATTGGCCACGATGATGGACTTCTCGTCCGGCGTCAGGTACAGGTGGTGCGGCTCCTTGCCGGTGGGCAGGCGCGCGGTTTCGGTCCAGGTGGCGGGGTCGACCACGCTGATGGTGGCATCCAGCGAATTGAGCACGAACACCGGGGGCGGCTTGCCGCCGGCAGCCGGTGCAGTTGCAGCAGCAGTTGCCACGGGGGCGGGGTGTGCCGCCGCGCCGGATGCCGCCGAACCCGCGGACACCTTGGCGGGTTCAGACGCGCCGAACAGGTTGGAGAAGACTCCAGCCATGGCCGGTGTAGAGAGCGAACCCAGCAGCCACATCAGGCTCTGGCGCTTGGAACGGGAAACCGCCACAGGGACACCACTTTCAAAAATGAGCCCGCAGTGTATGCCTGCCGCAGGGGCTTGCAATGGCAGTGTAGTGCCGATGGGGGACATCACGCATTTTTGCGACACCGGCCCGGGGCCATATCCGACGCGGCACCTGCGCTGCAGCCGCAGCGACCACTCCCTCCAATCGCTCCCGGGACTTACAGCCACCACCGCAGTTAGCTATATTTTTATGAGCACTCAACACCCAGCATATGGCGACTTCAAATAAATTATTGGCTTAGATCACCATTACACCTGTCTAAGGCGCTCACTTTTTGATATACGCAGTCTGCAATCAGAGGCTGCATACCGATAGCCACGCTATGGGCCTGACCAGACCCCAAGGCCCCGCAGGCACCATGCAAAAAGGCCCCTTGCGGGGCCTTGTGCGGAGGTGGAAGGCACCAGCCTTCAGACCGGTGCCGAGCCGGGGCTCAGACCTTCCACTTTTCCAGCAGCTTTTCGGGCGACAGGTTGTCGTAGCCTTCGAAAGGCTGGTGGATCCAGGGGTTGGTCGGCAGGTCTTCCACCGAGTAATCGGCCTGGAAGGTGGACACGCCCTTGGTCCAGATCACGGCGGTACGCAGCTCGGTGATGGGCTGGTAGTTTTCCTTGAGCATCTTGACCACGGCATTCAGCGTCACGCCGGAGTCGGCCAGGTCGTCGACCAGCAGCACGCGGCCGGCGATCTCCCCCTTGGGAGTGGCGATGAAGCGGCCGATGTCCAGGTGGCCACGCACCGTGCCGGCTTCGGCGCGGTAGGAGCTGGTGGACATGATGGCCAGGGGTTTGTCGAAAATGCGGCTCAGGATGTCACCGGGACGCAGACCACCGCGTGCCAGGCACAGGATGGTGTCGAACTGCCAGTCCGACTGGTGGATCTTGATGGCCAGCTTTTCGATCAGGCCGTGGTATTCGTCATAGCTGACGTACAGGTGCTTTCCGTCTTCAGTCAACATAGGTTGGCTCCGGTCTCTCGCATGTGGGGTGGTTGGCTGGTGCACAACGCTCAGGCAGCGCTGTAGGGGTTGTGCATCAGGATGGTGTGATCGCGGTCGGGGCTGGTCGACACCATGGCGATGGGCACGCCCGTCACTTCGGCAATACGGTCCAGATAGCGGCGGGCATTCACCGGCAGCTTGTCGTATTCGGTCACGCCCACGGTGGAGTCGGTCCAGCCGGGGATGGATTCGTAGATGGGCTTGCAGCGCTCGATGTCGTCCGCACCCAGGGGCAGCAGGTCGATCGTTTCACCGTCCAGCTCGTAGCCCACGCACAGTTGCAGCTCTTCGATGCCGTCCAGCACATCCAGCTTGGTGATGCACAGACCGGACAGGCCGTTGATCTGGGCCGAGCGCTTGAGCAGCGCGGCATCGAACCAGCCGCAGCGGCGGTAGCGACCGGTGGTCACACCCATCTCGGCGCCCACGGTGGACATCACGTAGCCGGGAGTTCCTTCCTTGCGCCATTCCAGTTCGGTGGGGAAAGGACCGCCACCAACGCGGGTGCAGTAGGCCTTGGTGATGCCCAGGATGTAGTGCAGCATGCCCGGGCCGACGCCGGCGCCGGCGGATGCATTGCCGGCCACGCAGTTGGACGAGGTCACATAGGGGTAGGTGCCGTGGTCCACGTCCAGCAGCGTGCCCTGGGCGCCTTCGAACAGCAGGTTGCCGCCTTCGGCATGCACGGCATTCAGTTCGCGCGACACGTCGGCGATCATGGGCTTGAGCAGTTCGGCGTGGCGCATGGCTTCGCTGTAGACCGCGTCAAAC comes from the Comamonas terrigena NBRC 13299 genome and includes:
- a CDS encoding YncE family protein, which encodes MAGVFSNLFGASEPAKVSAGSAASGAAAHPAPVATAAATAPAAGGKPPPVFVLNSLDATISVVDPATWTETARLPTGKEPHHLYLTPDEKSIIVANATGDTLTFVDPRTAVIQRTVRDIVDPYHLRFSPDMKWFITAANRLNHVDIYRWDGSNPQLVQRIPTGKTPSHLWIDAKSTTIYSTMQDSDELVAIDLHTQKLLWRVPTGSMPADLYGSPDGKFIFIGLTGSDGVEVFSINPAATATPAKRVGQIPTAKGAHAFRALGDGRHLLVSNRVANTISKIDMTTHTVVDNYPAPGGPDCMDVTTDLRYIYLSSRWARKLSVIDMVEKKVIRQVNVGKSPHGVWTLAHSPR
- a CDS encoding sterol desaturase family protein is translated as MVWETLSQWFGQAQQGLYEGVVQPVLYYAGMASLMEDAFEATGWLLVGLLQLLVLVLVIAPLQRWRPVEAVTDRRAIRVDMLYTLVHRLGLFRVALFFSTEPLWNDLFGQLHVWGLPTFQLEGLWPGVTDKAWISFILYLLVFDLLDYWIHRGQHSWGWWWKLHALHHSQRQMTMWSDNRNHLLDDVVRDSIIVVVAQLIGVQPAQFVLLVALTQLSESFQHANLRVWFGTVGERLWVSPRFHRRHHTIGIGHEMRAPVRNQKAHGNNFGVLLPWWDMLWGTANFELRWDPTGVRDQVQPNAQGQLRDYGQGFWSQQWKGLLRLVNRA
- a CDS encoding adenylosuccinate synthase, coding for MKASKGRNVVVVGTQWGDEGKGKLVDWLTESAQGVVRFQGGHNAGHTLVINGKKTALHLIPSGIMRPGVKCYIGNGVVLSVGKLFEEIEGLEKAGVQVRERLRVSEACPLILPFHQALDVAREAAREQGGAQKIGTTGKGIGPSYEDKIARRALRVQDLKHPERFATKLRELLNLHNHILVNVLGSKNFDFGASLAPYMKDGEVQFDAVYSEAMRHAELLKPMIADVSRELNAVHAEGGNLLFEGAQGTLLDVDHGTYPYVTSSNCVAGNASAGAGVGPGMLHYILGITKAYCTRVGGGPFPTELEWRKEGTPGYVMSTVGAEMGVTTGRYRRCGWFDAALLKRSAQINGLSGLCITKLDVLDGIEELQLCVGYELDGETIDLLPLGADDIERCKPIYESIPGWTDSTVGVTEYDKLPVNARRYLDRIAEVTGVPIAMVSTSPDRDHTILMHNPYSAA
- a CDS encoding phosphoribosyltransferase — its product is MLTEDGKHLYVSYDEYHGLIEKLAIKIHQSDWQFDTILCLARGGLRPGDILSRIFDKPLAIMSTSSYRAEAGTVRGHLDIGRFIATPKGEIAGRVLLVDDLADSGVTLNAVVKMLKENYQPITELRTAVIWTKGVSTFQADYSVEDLPTNPWIHQPFEGYDNLSPEKLLEKWKV
- the ntrC gene encoding nitrogen regulation protein NR(I), translated to MKPIWIVDDDPSIRFVLEKALARENLATRSFTNPREVLEALSALPAGDPARQGPQVLVSDIRMPGGSGLQLLEQVREKDPELPVIIMTAYSDLDSAVSAFQSGAFEYLPKPFDLPKAVALIRRAVEESSREQVAEERQSAMPEMLGQAPAMQDVFRAIGRLSQSLVTVLITGESGSGKELVARALHKHSPVANGPFVAINTAAIPKDLLESELFGHERGAFTGAQTQRRGRFEQAEGGTLFLDEIGDMPFELQTRLLRVLSDGHFYRVGGHSAVKTSVRVIAATHQDLELRVKDGVFREDLFHRLNVIRLRLPSLRERGEDVPMLARHFLQKSAKQLGVEPKRIAPEALQRLTQFSFPGNVRQLENICHWLTVMAPAQVISVQDLPPEVLHTPASAPAVEAVVAEHRPVPAASAAGDCTPELPAARGVESFLPASQAAGAGTVEAAVAALWDDGLSAEATRLLAAGHTEVWDALSRRFESRLIRAALGVTHGRRMEAAQRLGIGRNTITRKIQELGLEDAGE
- the glnA gene encoding type I glutamate--ammonia ligase, whose product is MAKTVADVMSIVKENDVKFVDLRFTDTRGKEQHVTVPLSHFDEDKFTSGHAFDGSSVAGWKGIEASDMLLMPDPSTANIDPFFEETTLILQCDVIEPGDGKAYDRDPRSVAKRAEAYLKASGLGDTAYFGPEPEFFIFDGVRWGTEPHNPFFEIEEYEAPWNSGAKFETGNRGHRPRVKGGYFPVPPVDSTQDMRAEMSLILESLGIPVEVFHHEVAGAGQNELGTRFSTLVERADWTQLQKYVIWNVANTYGKTATFMPKPYAGDNGSGMHVHQSVWKDGKNLFAGDGYAGLSDFALYYIGGIIKHARALNAITNPGTNSYKRLVPGFEAPVKLAYSAKNRSASIRIPYVSNPKGRRVEARFPDPLMNPYQGFAALLMAGLDGVENKIHPGEAATKDLYHLPPEEDKLVPTVCHSLDQALEALDADRAFLTKGGVFSDSMIDAYIELKMGEVTRFRQAVHPVEYDMYYSL
- the glnL gene encoding nitrogen regulation protein NR(II), coding for MTDTHLTAQRFAVLDLLSTLTVVLNRHGEVIFANAALENTLGMSRRMLDGSRFSTFIAQPALLDNALAGGKGLDYAAMRFDTTLVPPVQEPLMVHATIAPLEERGEVLVELWVLDQQVRQDREERLVEQAAANKELVRNLAHEIKNPLGGIRGAAQLLEMDLDSRELKEYTQVIIHEADRLQSLVDRLLAPHRHPHQVGDVNIHEVCERVRSLVLVEHPLGLTVRRDYDISIPEFRGDRAQLIQAVLNIVQNAAQVLADRIAVGDAEITLRTRVARQVTMGRQRHKLALELHVIDNGPGVPEHIKERIFYPLVTGRDGGSGLGLPLAQTFVQRHQGLIECESSPGRTDFRILIPLP
- a CDS encoding polysaccharide deacetylase family protein, yielding MAAYLPATRMAAGVLVALCLPVHASGSSTPAPQDCDKPVYLTFDTGHMGVADLVADVLRRHQVRVTFFAANETTQQGDGSLGTHWAPWWKARAQEGHRFASHTWDHTYWRGDLGAAADRSFRVRPSQGAHKDQTVTLSAAQYCAEIRKSSEWLRQTTGQAPLPLWRAPGGKTSPQLLQAAEACGFKHVGWSPAGFLGDELSSEKFSNAALLQQALARIRPGDVLLAHLGIWSRKDPWAPAVLEPLITGLQAKGFCFRTLDQHPDYRAWVQGHTAAAATARQP
- a CDS encoding EI24 domain-containing protein — its product is MNLLIASFVRALGNCLHRKVIAWSLFPLLLMALLAALLSWLFWQPALHWTVQTLEGVGWLGAVWHWMQERGLSWGVEVLGSVLLVLAATGLLVVLVLMLVSLFMTPKLVEWVAERRFPLLERKQGGHWWQALAWALGSTLIALVVLVLSIPLWFIPPLVLVVPPLVWGWLTYRVMAFDALAEHASQAERQAVLTRFRMPLLGMGVVCGVMGAAPSVVWASGVVFVALFWLLVPLAIWIYALVFALSSLWFAHFCLAALEQLRREAVTQGAAPDAVRVP